Proteins encoded in a region of the Pseudomonas sp. GOM7 genome:
- the nuoJ gene encoding NADH-quinone oxidoreductase subunit J yields the protein MEFAFYFAAGVAVAATVGVVTNTNPVHALLYLIVSLLAVSMVFFALGAPFAGALEIIVYAGAIMVLFVFVVMMLNLGPAAAEQERKWLTPGIWVGPAILSALLLGQLLYVLLNHVSDAHIGHTTVEAKAVGISLFGPYLLAVELASMLLLAALVAAYHLGRHDAKEPTA from the coding sequence ATGGAATTCGCGTTCTACTTCGCCGCCGGTGTGGCGGTGGCAGCGACGGTCGGGGTGGTTACCAACACCAACCCGGTACATGCCCTGCTCTATCTCATCGTCTCGCTGCTGGCGGTGTCGATGGTGTTCTTCGCCCTCGGTGCGCCCTTCGCCGGCGCGCTGGAAATCATCGTCTACGCCGGCGCCATCATGGTGCTGTTCGTCTTCGTGGTGATGATGCTCAACCTCGGCCCGGCTGCCGCCGAGCAGGAGCGCAAGTGGCTGACGCCCGGTATCTGGGTCGGCCCGGCGATTCTCAGCGCCCTGCTGCTCGGCCAGTTGCTCTATGTGCTGCTCAATCACGTCAGCGACGCCCATATCGGCCACACCACGGTGGAAGCCAAGGCAGTCGGTATCAGCCTGTTCGGGCCTTATCTGCTGGCGGTAGAGCTGGCCTCCATGCTGTTGCTCGCCGCACTGGTCGCCGCCTACCACCTGGGCCGCCACGACGCCAAGGAGCCCACCGCATGA
- the nuoL gene encoding NADH-quinone oxidoreductase subunit L, which yields MNLLALTLFFPLLGWLLLAFSRGRFSENTSALIGVGSIGLAAASAAWVIAAFLGNPPAGGAYSLTLWQWMSVEGLAPSFTLHLDGLSATMLGVVTGVGFLIHLFASWYMRGEEGYSRFFAYTNLFIFSMLLLVLGDNLLVLFFGWEGVGLCSYLLIGFYYKHVPNGNAALKAFIVTRVGDVFLMIGMFLLFINLGTLNIQELMVLAPQQYAAGDTWLWLATLMLLGGAVGKSAQLPLQTWLADAMAGPTPVSALIHAATMVTAGVYLIARTHGLFLLTPEILELVGIVGGVTLVLAGFAALVQTDIKRILAYSTMSQIGYMFLALGVGAWDAAIFHLMTHAFFKALLFLASGAVIHACHHEQNIFKMGGLWKKLPLAYASFVVGGSALAALPLLTAGFYSKDEILWEAFASGHSELLYAGLLGAFLTSIYTFRLIFIAFHGEQKTEAHAGHGIAHNLPLLVLIVLSTFIGAWITPPLAGVLPQSAGHAGGEAKHSLELLSGLIAVSGIVIAALLFLGRRRVASAVAQSAPGRLLSALWFAAWGFDWLYDKLFVRPYLLLCHLLRRDPIDRGIGLIPLLARGGNAALVRSENGQVRWYAASIAGGAVLVLAAILFLS from the coding sequence ATGAACCTTCTAGCCCTGACTCTATTCTTCCCGCTGCTCGGCTGGCTGCTGCTGGCCTTCTCGCGCGGACGCTTCTCGGAAAACACCAGCGCGCTGATCGGTGTCGGCTCCATCGGCCTGGCCGCCGCCAGCGCTGCCTGGGTCATCGCCGCGTTCCTCGGCAACCCGCCGGCCGGCGGCGCCTACAGCCTCACCCTGTGGCAGTGGATGAGCGTCGAAGGCCTGGCGCCGAGCTTCACCCTGCATCTGGATGGCCTGTCGGCCACCATGCTCGGTGTGGTCACCGGCGTGGGTTTCCTGATTCACCTGTTCGCTAGCTGGTACATGCGCGGTGAAGAAGGCTATTCACGCTTCTTCGCCTACACCAACCTGTTCATCTTCAGCATGTTGCTGCTGGTATTGGGCGACAACCTGCTGGTGCTGTTCTTCGGCTGGGAAGGCGTGGGCCTGTGCTCGTACCTGCTGATCGGCTTCTACTACAAGCACGTGCCCAACGGTAACGCAGCGCTCAAGGCCTTCATTGTCACTCGCGTCGGCGACGTGTTCCTGATGATCGGCATGTTCCTGCTGTTCATCAACCTCGGCACCCTGAACATCCAGGAGCTGATGGTGCTGGCGCCGCAGCAATACGCGGCCGGCGACACCTGGCTGTGGCTCGCCACGCTGATGCTGCTGGGCGGCGCGGTCGGTAAATCCGCCCAGTTGCCGTTGCAGACCTGGCTGGCCGACGCCATGGCTGGCCCGACCCCGGTGTCGGCGCTGATCCACGCGGCGACCATGGTCACCGCCGGCGTATACCTGATCGCCCGTACCCACGGCCTGTTCCTGCTGACCCCGGAAATTCTCGAGCTGGTCGGTATCGTCGGCGGCGTGACCCTGGTGCTGGCCGGCTTCGCCGCCCTAGTGCAGACCGACATCAAGCGCATCCTCGCCTACTCGACCATGAGCCAGATCGGCTACATGTTCCTCGCCCTGGGCGTCGGCGCCTGGGATGCGGCGATCTTTCACCTGATGACCCACGCCTTCTTCAAGGCCCTGCTGTTCCTTGCCTCCGGTGCGGTGATCCACGCCTGCCACCACGAGCAGAACATTTTCAAGATGGGCGGGCTGTGGAAGAAGCTGCCGCTGGCCTACGCCAGCTTCGTCGTCGGTGGTTCCGCGCTGGCTGCCCTGCCGCTGCTGACCGCCGGTTTCTATTCCAAGGACGAAATCCTCTGGGAAGCCTTCGCCAGCGGCCACAGCGAGCTGCTCTATGCCGGCCTGCTCGGCGCCTTCCTGACTTCGATCTACACCTTCCGCCTGATCTTCATTGCCTTCCACGGCGAGCAGAAGACCGAGGCTCATGCAGGCCATGGCATCGCCCACAACCTGCCGCTGCTGGTGCTGATCGTGCTGTCCACCTTTATCGGTGCCTGGATCACCCCGCCGCTGGCCGGTGTGCTGCCGCAAAGCGCCGGGCATGCCGGGGGCGAGGCCAAGCACAGCCTGGAGCTGCTGTCGGGGCTGATCGCGGTGAGCGGCATCGTCATCGCCGCCCTGCTCTTCCTAGGCCGGCGCCGCGTCGCCTCCGCCGTAGCGCAGAGCGCGCCGGGCCGCCTGCTGAGCGCCCTGTGGTTCGCCGCCTGGGGCTTCGACTGGCTGTACGACAAGCTGTTCGTGCGCCCCTATCTGCTGCTCTGCCACCTGCTGCGCCGCGACCCCATCGACCGCGGCATCGGCCTCATCCCGCTGCTCGCGCGTGGCGGCAACGCCGCACTGGTGCGCAGCGAAAACGGCCAGGTGCGCTGGTACGCCGCTTCGATCGCCGGGGGCGCCGTACTGGTGCTCGCCGCCATCCTCTTTCTGAGTTAA
- the nuoI gene encoding NADH-quinone oxidoreductase subunit NuoI, which produces MFKYIWDVLVGTGTQLRSLVMVFSHGFRKRDTLQYPEEPVYLPPRYRGRIVLTRDPDGEERCVACNLCAVACPVGCISLQKAETDDGRWYPEFFRINFSRCIFCGLCEEACPTTAIQLTPDFEMGEFKRQDLVYEKEDLLISGPGKNPDYNFYRVAGMAIAGKPKGAAQNEAEPINVKGLLP; this is translated from the coding sequence ATGTTCAAGTACATCTGGGACGTGCTGGTCGGTACCGGCACCCAACTGCGCAGCCTGGTCATGGTGTTCAGCCATGGCTTTCGCAAGCGCGACACCCTGCAATACCCGGAAGAACCGGTCTACCTGCCGCCGCGCTACCGTGGCCGCATCGTCCTGACCCGCGACCCCGACGGCGAGGAACGCTGCGTGGCCTGCAACCTGTGCGCCGTGGCCTGCCCGGTGGGCTGCATCTCGCTGCAGAAGGCCGAGACCGACGACGGGCGCTGGTACCCGGAGTTCTTCCGCATCAACTTCTCGCGCTGCATCTTCTGCGGCCTGTGCGAGGAAGCCTGCCCGACCACCGCGATCCAGCTCACCCCCGATTTCGAGATGGGCGAGTTCAAGCGCCAGGATCTGGTGTACGAGAAGGAAGACCTGCTGATCAGCGGCCCCGGCAAGAACCCGGACTACAACTTCTACCGCGTTGCCGGTATGGCCATCGCCGGCAAGCCCAAGGGCGCCGCGCAGAACGAGGCCGAGCCGATCAACGTCAAGGGCCTGCTGCCATGA
- the nuoK gene encoding NADH-quinone oxidoreductase subunit NuoK, whose product MTGIPLEHGLALAGVLFCIGLVGLMVRRNILFILMSLEVMMNAAALAFVVAGARWGAADGQVMFILVITLAAAEASIGLAILLQLYRRFNTLDIDAASEMRG is encoded by the coding sequence ATGACTGGAATCCCACTCGAACACGGCCTGGCCCTGGCCGGCGTGCTGTTCTGCATCGGCCTGGTCGGCCTGATGGTGCGGCGCAACATCCTGTTCATCCTGATGAGCCTGGAAGTGATGATGAACGCCGCTGCACTGGCCTTCGTCGTCGCTGGCGCCCGTTGGGGCGCGGCTGACGGCCAGGTGATGTTCATTCTGGTGATCACCCTGGCAGCCGCCGAGGCCAGCATCGGCCTGGCGATCCTGCTGCAGCTGTATCGCCGCTTCAACACCCTGGATATCGACGCTGCCAGCGAGATGCGCGGATGA